Within the Candidatus Thiopontia autotrophica genome, the region CAAGCGCATCAATAATCTGGGCATCACGCTCGGTACCGAGTGTAGTTACTACCAGTGCCTGAGTCTCGCCACGGGTAAATAGTGCCGAACCGTGGGCACGAGGAATAACTCCTGTTTTTACATAAATTGGACGAACCGTTTTGGTGTCACGTCCATCAATTCGTGGGTTACCCTCAATAATACGACTACGTACTATCTTCTTCTCAAGCTTGCTGACTGCACCTTTAACGGTATCTGCATCCCACTCACTATCTTCAGTGGCCAGCTCTGCAACAATCTGGTCACGCACCTCGCCCATACGGCCGTAACGCTCCATCTTGTCTGCAATCTGGTAGGCCTCAGTTACACCCTCGGCACCTGCTGCTGCAACTGCATCGGTCAGGGCGCTATCTTCTGCGGCAGCCTCCCAATCCCACTGCTCTACACCAAGCTCTGCAACCATCTCGTTGATAGAGTTGATAACAACCTGCATCTGCTCATGACCAAACAGTACTGCCCCAAGCATTGCCTCTTCGGAGAGAATGTTTGCCTCGGACTCAACCATCAATACCGCATCTGCAGTACCGGCAACACTCAACTCCAGATCAGATCCCTCTTTCTCACTTGCTGTTGGGTTAAGAATATACTCACCATGGCTATAACCAACCTTGGCTGCACCAATAGGGCCCTGGAATGGAACCCCGGAAAGTGCCAGTGCTGCAGAGGTGCCGATCATTGCCGGAATCTCTGAATCTATCTCTTTATCAGAGGATATAACTGTCGCAATTACCTGCACCTCACTCATGAACCCCTTGGGGAATAGCGGACGAATTGGACGATCAATCAGACGCGAGGTCAGTGTCTCTTTTTCTGTAGGGCGACCCTCTCTGCGGAAGAAACCACCCGGGATCATTCCAGCAGCGTAAAATTTTTCCTGATAGTTAACAGTCAGAGGGAAAAAGTCGCGTCCCTCACGTGCCTCCTTTTCGGCAACAACAGTTACCAGAAGAACTGTATCCCCCATGCTAACCTTGACTGCACCAGATGCCTGACGGGCGATCTCACCTGTCTCTATTGTTACTGTCTGATTTCCGTATTCAAAACTCTTTATGATAGGTGTCATCTATTCTCTTCCCTGACCCATAATGGCTGACCCATAATGGCTAATGGATGCTAGTAAAACAGGGCCCATCCCCGTTTCAATGTAATTAATAATTCTGCGCTTATCGACGCAGACCGAGATCTGCAACCAGCTTGGTGTAACGACCACCATCACTACTCTTCAGATAATCAAGTAACTTTCTGCGCTGATTAACCATCTTCAGCAGCCCCTGACGGGAGTGGTGATCCTTGTTGTGCTCCTTGAAGTGCCCGGTAAGATCCTGGATTCGTGCTGTAAGTAGCGCGACCTGAACCTCTGGTGATCCGGTATCACCCTCTGTACGCTGATATTTCTGAACAATCTCGCTTTTTTGCTCTGCATTCACTGACATAACTCTATTAACTCCATAACCGCCGTCCAGATTTGAACGACTCTAAAAAAATGCTCACGACTTAAAAATGAAAGGTGCGTATTTTATCGATGCAGGCCCAACTCCACAAGGAATATCTGATAAATCATGAGGGGGTCAGGTCTGCGTTTTTACTGTTATTTGATACGATCATCAAATAACAGTAAAAACGCAGACCTGACCCCCTTGCCTGTTCTTAACTATGAAACCAACCTTCTGGGGGCCACTCGGCCATCATCAATAATCTCGCCCACTCCAACAAACTTTTCCACATCATCATAGATAC harbors:
- the pnp gene encoding polyribonucleotide nucleotidyltransferase; amino-acid sequence: MTPIIKSFEYGNQTVTIETGEIARQASGAVKVSMGDTVLLVTVVAEKEAREGRDFFPLTVNYQEKFYAAGMIPGGFFRREGRPTEKETLTSRLIDRPIRPLFPKGFMSEVQVIATVISSDKEIDSEIPAMIGTSAALALSGVPFQGPIGAAKVGYSHGEYILNPTASEKEGSDLELSVAGTADAVLMVESEANILSEEAMLGAVLFGHEQMQVVINSINEMVAELGVEQWDWEAAAEDSALTDAVAAAGAEGVTEAYQIADKMERYGRMGEVRDQIVAELATEDSEWDADTVKGAVSKLEKKIVRSRIIEGNPRIDGRDTKTVRPIYVKTGVIPRAHGSALFTRGETQALVVTTLGTERDAQIIDALEGSFKDPFMLQYNFPPFSVGETGRVGSPGRREVGHGKLAKRGVQAVVPSNDEFPYTLRVVSEITESNGSSSMASVCGSSLSMMDAGVPLKAPVAGIAMGLIKEGDEFAVLTDILGDEDHLGDMDFKVAGTEEGITALQMDIKITGITREIMEIALDQARDARLHILGEMNAVISTPRDEVSEFAPRYLTMKIDPDKIRDVIGKGGVVIRGIQEETGVKIDLDDDGSIKIAATDGEAANEAKKRIETIVADVEVNKIYEGKVVKLMDFGAFVNILPGKDGLVHISQISEERVEKVGDHLSEGDTIQVKVLEVDRQGRIRLSMKAV
- the rpsO gene encoding 30S ribosomal protein S15, whose translation is MSVNAEQKSEIVQKYQRTEGDTGSPEVQVALLTARIQDLTGHFKEHNKDHHSRQGLLKMVNQRRKLLDYLKSSDGGRYTKLVADLGLRR